From the Trifolium pratense cultivar HEN17-A07 linkage group LG4, ARS_RC_1.1, whole genome shotgun sequence genome, the window caAACCCCTTCCTGTAAAAAAGAATCAAATCTCAAATCTCATCCACATACTAACTAGTCTCCAAACCCCCCGAACTTTAGGACAACTAAAGAAAAGATGATCACAATCCTCCACAGTTTGAAAGCAAAAAACACAAGATAAATCATGTGAATTAGACAAAATACCTTTTGAAGCTAAAGCCGCTCGAGTGGATAATTTGTCTATAAGCAAATGCCATCCAAAAACTCCCTCCTTAGATGGAACATCATTCTTCCATAATTTGTGTAGAGCAACCAATAACTCTGGTTCTGTAATATTCGACACTATGCGCGATTGTAAAAAAATGTACAACGATTTAACACTGAAGAACCCTGCGCCATCATAAATCCAACGCCATTTATCTGCTATATTTAGTTGCAGCACCACGCCAACCAAAAGCTGCTGTAATTCTTCCAATTCTGCAAGTTCAGCATTACTTAAAGATAACAAccaatatttatttcaattcCAAAGATTACTGCCTACTTGAACCAAGTCTGATACCGTACAATCCTTGTACACCTCCTTTTCGAATAAACGGGGAAATAGATCCCGTAAAGGGGCTGCTCCATGCCACTTCTCTTTCCAAAAACTGAATAATAATTCTACATTGAATTATTTAGACACGAGTTATAAAATTTAGGTTAGATAGTGTGGTATATCCTTTGTCCATAATGAAGAGATAATGTGTGTACATAATGAAATTAGATATACTTTGTTCATAGTTAACCAACATTTAGAGGCTACGTAACTCTGATTTCCTAATCGTTTAGGGATACGTAGGACCAGAGATCTCTCTATCGAGCTATAATTTTAGTAATTCCATTTTAAATAAGTATGTTTGTTATAGTGTATTAGATTTGTCAAACTACATAGAGAGTTAGTTAGTGGTGACATGTGCATCGGTCATGACCAAAGATTGGATCCTGAAAAGTAGAACAAATGTTAAAGGTTGAAGGatttattgataataattttacattaaaattgtaccaaaaaaaatccaaatatcTAATCAAAGAAATTACGGCAGTTGAAAGATTTATGCTAGTCATAGCCTCGATAAACACTAGACCTATACTTAACAATGAAAGCAAACAAATATTAGGTCTTTATCAATGATATCGATTTTCTAAGACCTATAATGATGATATGTGAAATGGATTTTCCTGCTTTGTCCATTTGAATCCAAAGGAAACAAAATGACATCGATCTATACggttaattaagaaaataaacaaaaataaaagttaatgaAGTTGGAAGTATAATGAAGTTTTAAATTTAGACAAACATGTATATGAATAAGAGATAAACTGTGAAGGGACAACATGCAACTTTTTGCAACCCCAAATCAACACCTATAAAAAAAGATGGATAATATCTTTTATAATATGTTTGaaaatgtaacaaaaagaataggtttgaaagaaaaatcagGACAATAGAAAGATATTCATAGCTTTGGAGAGTGGAATTTGTCTTTGCAAGATGGTATCAGAGATAAGAATGCAACCATAAATTTATAAGGAATTCATTTATTCTCTAATATTAATTTTGGTCaaagatttttaattttggtcaaAGATTGTTGTTAATTTTGGTCAAAGATGGTCGCATACATAATTTACcaaaaactaatatttattactataattaaaattgagtcaaaaaaattataattaaaaaatatatttattttaataagaaattattatatttaaacatCAATAGTTTATTAtcccgtctcaaaatataaaaaaaaactggtcaaagaaaattgatctatttagttaaaaatttgaactaaatGTATCAACCCCACTCATTCCATTGTTCCTTTCCTTGGTATTCTAAACTATAACATTAGGAATGCATAACAACATTAATAGCAGtcttttgaaataaaaaatcatcTATATAATGacttgttttaaaaattgataatcCTTTGATCTTTCctcattgaagaaaaaaaaataatattttctctGAGACAATCCATCTTTCGTGGCCAAAACCACAAGCGAACAAATTCGACGAACATAACCAGCAACCACCACGAACAGAGGTGAAGACAGACCCACAAGGGTTAAAGATCAACTGATTGTAACAGACCCAGACAAGGTTAGAAATGCCGACCGCCAGGGCATCGACTCTACAACGACTcgatgtaacatttgagtaatgttacacctctcaatcaatgttttaaaaaacgAACCGAATATCAAATCAGTGAGCCCTTCGGGTCAAGAGTAAACCAGTTCAACTAGTTGAATCTTTGTTGAACTGAGATATTTGTTGAATCTTTGAAGTtgagactcgaaagcagattttgtgcagaattttgcgGGGTggcaaaatccaaaacaaattaaaattgggggggggggggggggggggggttaaaattccggattttaaaatagggggtaaaattccaattttttcaaaacaggggagtaaaactgcatttaagcctttaataaataaatatacttatTTACTTCAATAtgcaaaaaatagtaaaaataaataaataaactttttagtATGTAATGTAATAAACAAGCCCAATAGAAAATTATTATAACAAGCCCAATAAGCCCAACTAcacacttcaaaaaaaaaaaaaaacaactacccTAAATCTATTTGTGAGCGCCATTGCACACGTACGTGACACAACACACTACTTCTTCTACACAAATTTTTTTCACTTCGTTACCGAGAGAGGATAATCTTCATTCCCATTTCTTCTACTCCTATCTATCTGTCATTTTTACACAACACATGTAATTGCAAGTTATGGATACTTCAACATGAAATTATACATTTTCTTTAGATACCACTTTGTTGGGAATAATTTGAGAGAGTTGAGAGAATATGAGTTAAGATGAATCAAGGAAAGAGTAAAATTACATTattcacaaaataaaattatataacttATATACACGAGGTTACTTGATTTATAAGCAACTAAAACTAATTACTAAGCTAGCTGAAATAACTAACAACCAACTAATTTCTAACTAACAAAGCATAGAAGATCAAAATCCGAGGTTCACAACCTACGAGGTCAAAACCCAGACTTGCTACGTCATAACTCAAGAGGTCAAAACCTAAGCTCGCTGCATCAGAACCCAATTGTGAGCATAGATTGAATTACTCAACCTAAACAACATTTATTCGACACTTATTTTGCTCCATCTCCACAAACTGTCATTGAGACAGATAAACTTGTCAATGTGATACAAAAGACTCTGAAGATATCTAAATTTCAATAACCAATAATTGACAATTGAGGCAATAAACAACATAAAATATCCCAACATTCCATAATTTTCAATTCATCtgaaaatttcaaatcaaatattCCAATTAGTATTCATTTTGTGTTCTCACCTCACCAACAAAATTGCCTCCTTTCATACAATCTCATCAATCaattaaagattaaattatACAAAATGAACAAACATGTCCCGTGTTCATCATCATATTCACAAGATTCTCTCAACAAATTACACACATAGCAACATGAACAACACATACAAATTCTACTTAGATTTTGGAAACcaaacaaaatacaaattagtccaaaaaatcataaataatttttgataattttggtggGTGGTGGTTGGCTTTTCCTCCAAACGCATCTTGACGCGTAGAATAATAATTGGTGGCATTTTCTTGTTCCATACAAATTCTCATGCCATGATGGAAAACTACTAACCAGTTGGCTAGTCTTTGAAAGAATCTTTCTTAAGCATAGTTTCTAGGTGGGACATACATGGCATGGTAGATGCTTACATAATTAATGTATggtactttttttaataaataaaaattaaccttCCATGTGATTTTCTATTCTTCATGTTTACTAGAATATATTGTCaagatttttttgaaattggaccaaatatttaaattgtGGTAGTTGGTTGGGATAAGTATAAGTTGAATTGAACCTAGTTTTAGAAGTGTATAAATAGATAGAGATTCATTCCATCATTTTCACTATTGCTATTAACCAAACAATGTGTCtcataattattataaatgaatattttatatcATTGTGGGctcctttattattttgtttgcaAGATTCTCCACTATCATTTTGTTTGGAGAAAGTGACTTTTTTGTCATGCTTGAATCTTGATTCCTTGGTAAATAACTTGTTTTCTTTTCACCCTTTAGGGTTAGGTAAAAGGACAAAATGATGTTTAAAGTTCAAACCTTTGACTAATTAAAATAGGAGTGGTTGCAATTATTATACTATATGAAATGATATTACATTAGAAATTTTCAATGTAACAATAACATGTGTTTTGTATCTTATATAGAAAAAGTTTATGTCACGGTCTGAAAATCTAATtattcatcaacaaaatcatcacaatttttatttttcaaataatttaatggTTAGACTTTCACATTTTTAATTGTATAGAATCGAAAAATCCTAAATTCGAACTCATTCTTACAAATCAATGTCTATGAGAGATACCCATCTAATTCGGCCATATTTTTAGTGTAATTTTAACGACAACATATTAAGAGTCTAATATGCATTGCAAAACAACATAAATTGTGATACGGATTGAACTTAACTCCACCTCAAAACCATAATTCAAAGGGGCGAGTTGTCAAATTCTATATAAGCCCTCAAATTGTACGAACAAAGAAGCTTTGAATTTCCATTGTGAAACATTTCTGTTGTAATTTCCATTGAAATTAgaccatttttattttgatataatcCATTGAATAGACCATTACAATGAAAATCACGACATAGtttgatgagaaaaagaaaagacaaagataagcttaaaaaaaaaagtgattaatAATGATAAGACATCTCTAAAATTTGTGTAGTTTATGTAAATAATAATGCAAGAACTAAATAATCCATCAAATAGGATCAATCATGAAATGCCAATATCcaccaaaacataacattggactaataatatttcttctgaggcaaaaacaaatgaaataatTATTATAGATAAAAATAAGCTGATTCTTATCGTGGAATAGAGGATtaataaaattagtaattgATCATAGTCTCAAATAAAAACTCTAGTATAAAAGACAAAGACAAGATAAACCttcaaaaaattccaatggccTCTTCTTCTATGTATTCATGTATTATTATTCTCAATGTAGTTGTAAAACTCCTCCCATGTATACTTTTTATCTGCAAAATTCATGGTGGAGAGTAGTATATCCTATACACCAACTTTTCCATGTCTATGAATATGACTTTTCCAGCTATAACTCTCGGATTTTGCATCTTCGTCATCTTCCATGCTATCACCTTCAGTTGGGGATGTCCCTCCTCGGGATCCTGTAGCTAAATGAAGCGGACTTTGTGGAGAACCAGATGCTGTACTGCTACCTTTGGATGAGTCGTTGTATTGTTCTTGAGACATCCATAAGCCTCCAAGAACTACGACAGACTCATTACCACTTGTAGCTGGAACTCTCCGCGTATGAAGCCGGTATTTCTGCAATAATAATCAAGAACCATATATTAAATCTACAATCCAAGCTTTATAACACAAGCAAATCTAAATCCTAAATGCCTCATGTCCAGACACCGTGACGAGGAATATCCTATTGAATGTGCATAATCATCTAAATCCTAAATCCTAAATTGACTAtatcataatcatcatcatcaacaaaaataaataagttctggagaaaaaaaaaaaaaaaaaaaaaaagaaaaccaagAACTCACTTGCAAATGGCTCTTCACTTCATCATTAGTCAGGCCATCAACTTGCATAAGTTCTCGAATTTGCTTTGGAGTTGCTGCTGCAGTTTCAAGAGTCGGTTAGAAAAATGAAGCAAACAAAATGTAATGTTTATTACAACCTACTAAATTCATGTATGCAAAATTGCAAAGGCGAATCATTTAGACTTGAAAGGCCTAGAGATTTTTCATTCTTAACCCTCCGATTCCTAAGAGAAGGGGGTAATCTGGAATTCAGTCGGAATGTAAGTAAAATCCTATAAAGAATTGTTCTAGTCAGGATTCGAACTCTAACTATAGATAGGCCTACAGATTGACATGTCTATAGATAACACTACTATTTGTCCTCTTGCTGATCTAAATTTACATAATCCATAACTTTACCTATGAACTAAACAGAACAAACTTTTAATTTCCAATCAACACAATTTTAGGCATCAAATCCCTGAACTTTTAAGATTGGCATTCACTTCTAGCACATCCATCCATTTACTAATCTATAATTTCCAAAATGGTGAAAATTGAGTATTATGTTATAAGCTTCATAACAGAAGAAGTAAAATAAATGTACATTTCTAATTTAAGAAAGTGAAATACTATATGCTATatcacaaaatcaataaaattactGGTAACTAATAACTAATAGTTTCAGACTCTAACCTTGAGTACCTCCAAGCTTCTGCAATGCATTGACAAATCGCCGGTGCAATTCAGGCGACCAGCATCTCCTCTGTTTTCTAGAAGTCTGTTGTGGCTGAAGTGGCGGAGTGCGCAAACTCGGCTGCACGGTTGGAGGAGAAGACGAAACTGCCCTATTAGAACTGCTTCTCGATCCCTTCGAACCAAATCCTTCCCTCAAACTTTTCACCCCAGAACTAAGAAGAGAGAATCCATTCATAACAGTTTCTTCCTTCTCTTCTTTAGGTGCCGATAGTTTCACCGTTGTCACCGGAACAGAAGAATATGTCGAAAAAGGCATAAAAGCACTTCCTCCATTCCTATTACTACTACAAGATTGAAAAGTTTCTTCAGCTATAGTCATAGATTGTCCTTCCTCATCCCTTTTCTATCATcaccaaaacaaacacaaaaacaaaaacctcaTTAAGATTACTGATtaacaatttctttttaaaatttcgggattaaattaaattaatctcAATGAATAATGTTCCTTTTTAGTACCTTAGTTTCTAATTTATTATGATTATTGTTATGTTTATCATGATCaacaacattattattaatagtagtTGTGTTGTTATTCCATAGCTGAACAGAACTCATCCAATTCTTCTTATCTCTGCAttcattgttattgttgttttctCTATCATCATTATTGTTATTTTCTTGACTTTGATCAATCTCTTTCTTCAAAGGAATAAACTCTTCCAAAACAGGAACAGAATTCTGAGTTCGACATTTTTCCAATTCTTCTTTCAAAACTGAAATTGCTGcaataaacaaaacatattcacacaaacaaaacaacaaacacATTAGCTTCATTGAATTTGAACATTCAAAGTTTACAACTTTATTCAAATCCCACATCATAAAATTCAAAAGGGTATCGTAAAATGTAAAGAAAAGCAAGTTTAAACAaagaataattattattatgatgatgatgaatgaaACGAACCATCGATTAAGAGAAGCATGCAAAGAGGGAGTTCTCGTTTGAAAGCTTGGATCTTATTGAGTTCTTCTTCGAATCTGGAGACGAAATCGTGGAGTTTGGAGAGTTTATCGGAGGTATTTTGAAGGGTGGAAAGGTGATAGAGGAAATTAGCGATGGTTTTGGGGACGAAAGCTGGTCTTAAATCTAAACTCAGTTCTGAAGGAACAACACAACCCATTGGTTTGGATTGGATCTTGTTCTTTATTGATTTTTGGCTGTTAGATTCAGATTTTGTTTGAggagttgttgttgttattgttgttgttgcaggggaagaagaagaagatgaagattgtgGGAGGAGGAAAGAGAGAATAGTGAGTTGAAGATGTGATGGgatttatataaaatgtgaaTGGGAATGAGGACAgtgagattattattattattgatttatttaaaaacactttgaaaaatCACACCGAGAAAATACAcagtaaataattatttttatttaatattcttataaatttaatCTTATTTCATGTATACTCTTATTTAAGAAAAATGTCATAATAATTTGGAGTTCAGCCGCAAAGTAATAAAGTTCGACCAAAATATTATTCCACACAAAAATTGAACTAGAGTTTTCCTGAAGAATACATCCTTTAATATAACTCATTAACCATGagtctaatttttaaaattttaatatttttgagtGTATAAAAAAGATTTGGATTAATTTAATGtcacatttttataattatacagtaatttttttataataggaAAAGTGTGTAAGATAAAAAGGGGAGAgctacattaaaaaaaaatagagcttgtaaaaaaaaagagagtgattaatatacataaataaaaaatgtaacaacaaaaatacaaaagaaactctttaaattaatacccaataaattaataaattctctaaaataataaatttgtccggTCCCGACTTGGGCcaatgtaaaaaattgaaaaactcgataaaataataagataataatttttcggGAGATCCTTTTATAATTTTCGGTcccaaaaaaatcataaattaataattcatagaaactgaaaaaaaatatattacactctattgaaatatgattcaatAGTTGTCTGATTTCCAATGCATATGAACACAATAGTTACTAATTTACGTTGAATCTCAAGGTTCGCTGCAACGTAATTCTAAGAGACATAGACtaatttgtctttttatttaGTATGTACagtataattacttaaaaactttttaaattcataattattaatttatcaataaattaataactctctaaattaataaatttcttccatcataatattattaatttaaaaagtttatATTGTACTGTATAtacttaaataaaaatgaataaaaagggAAAGTGGGTTAGATGATGTGaatgtgaaatttgagagaaTGCGGAgaatctttctctctctcttatgCAGAAGAGATTGTGAGAGAAAATGAAAGCAACGACGAATGAGGTTTTGTGAGTCACTTTCGGGTCATCGCGTATTTAATCCATCCTTCACTGCCTTATCATTTCTTCAACctcattcattcatttctttttttttttcttttttttttctatttttatgacaATTTCCTATAGTAGTAGAATTTTTTAACTAAATGATGGTGTACTAGAATCTTTCCTTCTTCTAGAttttaaatatcataaaattaaaaaaattaaaattattaaaattttatttgagaTCGTCAATGTTATAAAAAACGTTTTGACTAATATGAACAAGTGTATCATATCTTTCGAGATGCATAGGTTAACAATAtcgttataacgaatacgaattttataaaatctaccgttggattgaaagtttatatcatatagatcatctatgtcaaattttaaagaaattgaaaatcatatgatatgtcattgagatccatcaaaattaacggtatttaataaaaattcataaactgttaatcttgacgggtctcaataacatatcatatgattttcaatttcttgaaAATTTGACATGGATGATCTCTATGATATAAACTATCAATCTAACGgtagattttaaaaaattcgcattcgttataataatatcattaacttgtgcatcatggaagacatgataaatattttgaaaattaagaaattaaaattgtaaagagttattttttagaattattcgtaataattattttgtatgagTATGTAGATActagtattaaataaaaaatataaaaagagtAAATTACACTCTCCTCCCTTGTTagaaatttgaattatattttgttgctattttatgttaaaatataaactttagtccattttagtagaaataaatatttttgtgtcCCTTGTCagaaatttgaattatattttgctcctattttatgttaaaatataaactttggtCCATTTTAgtacaaataaatatttttgtaagaACAATCAACtttaaatcacaattttatgtcaaaataatttttagtcatcatttaagaaattaattttcatttttttgaaaaaattattattaattatatgattttaaaatataaaattcaatgtaaaatatttttaaaatttgactttagtaatttatttaaatattttattttgtatagttTCATGTTTACAACACTATTTTGAATTACATGTTAATGACgtgaataaaaaatatgaaaatatatgtattaGTACAAGTTTTATTATTGAAATGAATTATCTATTAAGTAGAAAAATTTAGGTATAAGGGGGAGAAGAATGAAATTCAAGCTTTTATCAAGGGAGTGGAGTGCAATTTCCTCCAATTTGTTTTGTATAAGATGAGAGGAACATAAGAGGGGAGAGTACTGTAATCTAACCATCCTTTAAAGAGtgtgttttattattatatgcTAAAAAACATGGGACTGGACATGATGGTCTTGGTTATACTTGTTTGATTTAGAATATAGTTATGAGACTGGACAGAATAAGTATAGTAAGAGAtagaacaaaaacaataatttttcgTTTGATTGAACCAAAACTTCTAACTCATTTTAACTCTTAGCTTAATCACTTCAGTTACCCACCAGCCTAcctgaatttatttttttcttttgcttaaTTACACTTTTTGTGCCCCTATTTTACAAGATTCACGAGGtccctttattttaaaattaaacattcTTGCCCCCtattttgttgttgtgttttttatttgtggAAAGATTTTGAATAGTGATTGGTTTATTTTTTACGAATTTATGGgtttattgttgttgttattgtttctcGGTTGTTGAATTtatggtttattttatttgttttttaattacttaattgttttaaattttatatgttattaataataatatatttgttaaCATGTACTTATTCTTTGTCACACAAATACTACCCTATCAACGTTTTTTTCTACTAGCTAATTAAAAACGAGGGGAtcaaaaatgcaaaaaaattaaaataggagaacaaaaatatttgattttaaaatatggaGACCAAAATCTTGGATCTcataaaataaaggactaaaagctcaattattttttttttggtttacaccTGAAAAATCTTTTGTTATATTCCATATTTCTTATACTCTTTCTTCTCAATCGATCGTGCTCATGACCTCTCACCAAATTAACATGTCAGAAAATATATCCATCATATATTCTTGTAATGTTACTACATAAATGAAGATAGGCCTT encodes:
- the LOC123924230 gene encoding myb family transcription factor EFM-like isoform X2 → MGCVVPSELSLDLRPAFVPKTIANFLYHLSTLQNTSDKLSKLHDFVSRFEEELNKIQAFKRELPLCMLLLIDAISVLKEELEKCRTQNSVPVLEEFIPLKKEIDQSQENNNNDDRENNNNNECRDKKNWMSSVQLWNNNTTTINNNVVDHDKHNNNHNKLETKKRDEEGQSMTIAEETFQSCSSNRNGGSAFMPFSTYSSVPVTTVKLSAPKEEKEETVMNGFSLLSSGVKSLREGFGSKGSRSSSNRAVSSSPPTVQPSLRTPPLQPQQTSRKQRRCWSPELHRRFVNALQKLGGTQATPKQIRELMQVDGLTNDEVKSHLQKYRLHTRRVPATSGNESVVVLGGLWMSQEQYNDSSKGSSTASGSPQSPLHLATGSRGGTSPTEGDSMEDDEDAKSESYSWKSHIHRHGKVGV
- the LOC123924230 gene encoding myb family transcription factor EFM-like isoform X1; protein product: MGCVVPSELSLDLRPAFVPKTIANFLYHLSTLQNTSDKLSKLHDFVSRFEEELNKIQAFKRELPLCMLLLIDAISVLKEELEKCRTQNSVPVLEEFIPLKKEIDQSQENNNNDDRENNNNNECRDKKNWMSSVQLWNNNTTTINNNVVDHDKHNNNHNKLETKKRDEEGQSMTIAEETFQSCSSNRNGGSAFMPFSTYSSVPVTTVKLSAPKEEKEETVMNGFSLLSSGVKSLREGFGSKGSRSSSNRAVSSSPPTVQPSLRTPPLQPQQTSRKQRRCWSPELHRRFVNALQKLGGTQAATPKQIRELMQVDGLTNDEVKSHLQKYRLHTRRVPATSGNESVVVLGGLWMSQEQYNDSSKGSSTASGSPQSPLHLATGSRGGTSPTEGDSMEDDEDAKSESYSWKSHIHRHGKVGV